The Alcaligenes faecalis sequence AGCGGCTGGCGTCCTGAAAACCGATCACACGTAGCTGCTCCAGTTGTTGCCCCTTGGAATCAAAAAACATGATGCCTGGAGGCCCGAACAGGCGGAAATGTTTGAGCAGTTCACGATCCTCTGGCGTATTGGCCGTCACATCCACCTGCAGCAACTCAAACTGCGCCATGCGCTGGGCGACCGCGGGATCACTAAAGGTAAAGTTCTCCATCTCAATGCAGGACACGCACCAGTCTGCGTAGAAATCCAGCATGACAGGGCGGGTAGCCTTGGCCAGGCGTTCTTCCAGCTCCTGCAAACTGCTCACACGCTGAAACTCCACCTTGCTTTGCGCAGCGGCTACCGTACCGGACGACTTCAGCCCTTCCAGAGGGCGAATCACACTGGGGCGACCCAGGGCAATGCTGATCATCATCATGATGGCCCAGACCGCCAGCATCATGCCCACACCCTGTCGCAAGCCCGACCAAGGAGTACGTGTCGCCGTGCCGCGTCCGAACGCGCCCAGCAAAGCAGCAGCCCACAAAGCCAGGACAACCCAGCCAAAGACGGCGATCGTACCGGACATCAAGGGCGAGACCATCCACCAGGCTGTGGCCAACAGCAACACACCAAACGCGGTTTTGACACTTTCCATCCAGGCACCGGCCTTGGGTAACACACTGCCCGAACCCGCACCTACGATCAGCAGCAAGACGCCCGACCCCCAGGCCAAGGCAAACAGCGCCGAGCCACCCAGGACCACATCACCCGTCTGCGAGATAAACAGCAGCACGCCAGCCAGAGGCGCTGCCACGCAAGGGCCGACAATCAGCGCGGACAGCATGCCCATCAGGAACACGCCACCCATCTGCCCGCCCGGCAAACGGTTCATGGTTTCATTCAAGCGATTTTGTAGCGCCGCTGGGGCCTGAACCGTAAAGACGTCCAGCATGGACAAGGCCAGCGCCACCAAAATCAGAGCAAACAGGCCCAAGACCCATGGGTTCTGCAACCAACTTGCCAAACCCGCACCCAGCAAACCTGCTGCCACCCCCAGGATGGTATAGACCAGAGACAAGCCCAACACAAAGGCAAAAGCCATTTTCAGACCATGCCAGCGCGATGGTGCAGGCTGATTACGTCCAGCGATGATGGACAGCAAAATCGGTACCATCGGCAGGACGCAAGGCGTAAAGGACAGCAGCAAGCCGAACACAAAGCTCAGCAGCACAATCTGGCCCCAGCCAGCCTGCTTGAGGTAATCGGCCAGGCCCACATCACTCAAGTTCAGTGCCGACGCTACCCCACCTGTACTGGCAGAGGAGGATGTGGAGGTAGCAGCCGTTGCAACCGTATCTGTTTTCTGGCCCGAGTCTTTAGCCGGTGCAGGCACCGACAGGACGCCAAAAGGACCCGCCACTTCCCAGCCCTGTCCGGTGGGGATCAAGGTCAAGGTTTGCGTAGAGGGGGAATAGCACAAGCCAGCATCGGCACAACCCTGGCTGAGCACATCAATTTTCAGATCCTGGCCAATCGAACTATCGGCCAGGACGGGCACGCGCAGGGTGACCGAGTTTCGGTAGACCTCCATCACTTCGTCAAAAGTAGGGTCGTACACCTTTTCACCATCGGGAAGCTGGGGACTACCCAGTTGCTCGGCCTTCTCGGTCGAGACCCCGAAACGCTTGCGATACATGTAGTATTCAGGCGCAATCTGGAAATGGATATCCAGTTGGTCGGGCTGGCTCATGGCCGCGGTCAGTACAAAAGCCTGTTCCGGGTCCAAAAACTCTTCTTCTGCCTGTGCCGTCAACGGCGCTGCCAGCCAGGCCAGCATCAGGACAAAGAACACAGCAAACCAAGCGCCAAGACGCTGGGCAGAAAACGGGGAACGCTTCAAAGACAAAGGCACAAATCTATTCCGGTTTTTTAGGCTGGGTTATCTGAGATCACGCAGGACGCGTCTGGGTGCGGACCCAATCCAGATAAGCGGTGAAACCACCAACCACCGGAAGCACAATCAATTCGGGCAGCTCGTAAGGATGCTGCTCCCGCAAGCGATCTGCCAGTTCCGGTAGCCGGGCCACTGTGGTTTTGAAAGTCAGCGTGATTTCCTCATCGCCCTGTAACTCCCCTTGCCACATGTACATAGACAAACTGACTGGCGCAAGGTTCGCACAAGCGGCAATTCCATCCTCAACCAAGTGATGAGCCAGGTATTTGGCCAGCATCATATCGGGCACGGTCGTCTGCACCAGCACCAAATGCTGTGCATCCAGATCGGGCAAGGTGAATGCCAGTTTGGGTTTGGAACTGGAGGAATTCTCAGAGGACATGCAGGGCTCCTAATCAGAGCCCTTAGTGTAGCGCCGGATGCCGGCGCTTAGATGCTGGATCGGGACCGAGTCAGGCCGCTTAATGTTTCAGAGGGGCGCTCGCCATAGCGATGGCGATAGTCAGCAGAGAACTGTCCCAGGTGGGTAAAACCACAGGCCAGGGCCACCTCGGTGACTGACATGCCACCTTCTTGCAAATGCCGCCGGGCGGCTTCCAGACGCATTTGTTTCAAACGCGCCATCGGTGCGACACCCAGATGCTCCCGGAACCCGGCATACAGACTGCGTACGCTGACACCCGCCGCCTGGGCAATATCGCCAATAGTGAGCGGCTGGCCGGTCTGACTTTCCATGAAATCCAGAGCACGTCGCAAAACATGCGGCAAGGCTGCCGTAGTCTTATGGGCAGGCTGATTGTGCTGATGCAGCTCGAACAAGGCGTAAATCAGAGTCTGCTCGAACTGGCGCACCTGACGAGGCTGATCAAACATCGTGCCATCTGACACTTCAGCAAACTGCCAATCCAGCAATCGACGCAAACTGGCCCCGCCGGGCGCATCCAAAGGAATAGAAGGCTGAAACTCCAACGAGCCACGCACAGGTTGCGCAAAATACTCCTGATAATGGCGCTCCAGCCCTTGTCGTCCAATACGCACAAACAGCTTATCGGCCTCCAGGCTGTGTTCCATGCTGAAGGCTTGGGTCGGGCTGATAATGGAAGCCAGGCGCGAGGTAGACGCGAAACGTCCGTGCGCCGTATGAATCTGCTCTTGTCCCGCCAGGGGAATTTGCAGGAGGTAGAAATCGTCCAATGGCTGGGGCGCAATCTGCACCTGCGCGCCATAGCGCAAGCGGCCATAAGCCACGTCCTGGCCCTGGCGTAAATACAGGCGTGCATTCAGTCGCTGACGCGTGTCCGCCAGGGTCAAACTATGCGGGCAGAAAACCTGGGAGATGTAGTGCTGAACGCAGTCCACATCCTGCGAATGCAGCTGGGCATAGCGATTCAGTATGGAGGTCATGAGCGTCGCAACAAGCGATAAAAAAGCTGTGCCTTAGTGTGGCACAGCCTCTTGCATTGCAACATCGAGACAATCCCTAGGCTCGGCTCAACCGCCAAGCCAGGGACAGCAATCCCGACGAGTTACTGGCCCTGAAAGCAGCCAAAGCGTCCTTGCCAGTACAGCAAGGGCGACTCCTGTTCCTGCTCCGCATGGTGCACCTGCAATACACGCCCCAATACCAAGGCGTGGCTATGACGCTCAATCACGTCCACAACCTGGCAGGCCAAGGCGGCGGGAGCTTGGCGTGCAAGCCAGATACCGTGCTCGGTACGCAGCCAATCGTGTCCTGCATAACGCGCATCACCTTGCTCGCCTTTAAAGCCGGCAAACTGCAAAGCCATACCCGCCTGCTCAATACCCAGGATATTCACCCCAAACAGACCGCTGTCACGCATCAAGGGCCAGGACGAGGAGCTTTGATTCACACAGACCAGCAGCTCTGCCGGATCGGCGGCGACTGAAGTGACCGAGGTCGCGGTCAGGCCGCTGCGCTGGCCCTGGTGTTCGACCGTAATTACATTGGCCGTGCCACCCAGATGGCGCATAGCAAATTTGAATTGCTCGGCAGAAACCCCAGGCGCGTGTGGCGCTTGGTCTGTCGGCAAGGAAGCCAATTCCACAGGCATGATTCACCTTTTCTAATCTTATGGGCAGCACAGTCATCAGGACGGTGCTGCCTGCGTGGCGTACATAAACTGGCTATCCCCCTGGGCAAACCAAAGCCTGCCTGATAGCCAACAGATCGCTCTTAGCGAATTCCACGCTGCTGCAA is a genomic window containing:
- the cutA gene encoding divalent-cation tolerance protein CutA; this encodes MSSENSSSSKPKLAFTLPDLDAQHLVLVQTTVPDMMLAKYLAHHLVEDGIAACANLAPVSLSMYMWQGELQGDEEITLTFKTTVARLPELADRLREQHPYELPELIVLPVVGGFTAYLDWVRTQTRPA
- a CDS encoding AraC family transcriptional regulator encodes the protein MTSILNRYAQLHSQDVDCVQHYISQVFCPHSLTLADTRQRLNARLYLRQGQDVAYGRLRYGAQVQIAPQPLDDFYLLQIPLAGQEQIHTAHGRFASTSRLASIISPTQAFSMEHSLEADKLFVRIGRQGLERHYQEYFAQPVRGSLEFQPSIPLDAPGGASLRRLLDWQFAEVSDGTMFDQPRQVRQFEQTLIYALFELHQHNQPAHKTTAALPHVLRRALDFMESQTGQPLTIGDIAQAAGVSVRSLYAGFREHLGVAPMARLKQMRLEAARRHLQEGGMSVTEVALACGFTHLGQFSADYRHRYGERPSETLSGLTRSRSSI
- a CDS encoding flavin reductase family protein, with translation MPVELASLPTDQAPHAPGVSAEQFKFAMRHLGGTANVITVEHQGQRSGLTATSVTSVAADPAELLVCVNQSSSSWPLMRDSGLFGVNILGIEQAGMALQFAGFKGEQGDARYAGHDWLRTEHGIWLARQAPAALACQVVDVIERHSHALVLGRVLQVHHAEQEQESPLLYWQGRFGCFQGQ
- the dsbD gene encoding protein-disulfide reductase DsbD → MPLSLKRSPFSAQRLGAWFAVFFVLMLAWLAAPLTAQAEEEFLDPEQAFVLTAAMSQPDQLDIHFQIAPEYYMYRKRFGVSTEKAEQLGSPQLPDGEKVYDPTFDEVMEVYRNSVTLRVPVLADSSIGQDLKIDVLSQGCADAGLCYSPSTQTLTLIPTGQGWEVAGPFGVLSVPAPAKDSGQKTDTVATAATSTSSSASTGGVASALNLSDVGLADYLKQAGWGQIVLLSFVFGLLLSFTPCVLPMVPILLSIIAGRNQPAPSRWHGLKMAFAFVLGLSLVYTILGVAAGLLGAGLASWLQNPWVLGLFALILVALALSMLDVFTVQAPAALQNRLNETMNRLPGGQMGGVFLMGMLSALIVGPCVAAPLAGVLLFISQTGDVVLGGSALFALAWGSGVLLLIVGAGSGSVLPKAGAWMESVKTAFGVLLLATAWWMVSPLMSGTIAVFGWVVLALWAAALLGAFGRGTATRTPWSGLRQGVGMMLAVWAIMMMISIALGRPSVIRPLEGLKSSGTVAAAQSKVEFQRVSSLQELEERLAKATRPVMLDFYADWCVSCIEMENFTFSDPAVAQRMAQFELLQVDVTANTPEDRELLKHFRLFGPPGIMFFDSKGQQLEQLRVIGFQDASRFSNVLDEALAGA